From the genome of Deinococcus aerophilus:
GGGCTGGGGTTGCTCTCGGGGCGCTTTCTACGCGTGGCGCTACTGCTGCTCTTCGCGCAGATGGCGGGCACCTTTTTGCCGCTGGTTTTTTTTCCAGCTGAAACATTCAAGGTTGTGCCCTGGGTGCCCACGCTGGAGGGGCAATACATCATCAAGAATCTGGTGCTGATCTCTGCTGCCCTGGTGGTAGGGGCCACGTCGCGCGGGGGCCGCCTGATTCACAGCGCTGAGGCGGCTGATGCGGCGGAAAAGACACAGAATCTCCACGCCCGTTTCCGCCGCCGTTTTCACCAGAACCCCGAGAAATAGAGGGGAGCTCCCCCACTTGGCCCGACGCAGCTGGCACAGCCGCACGTCGCTGGCGCTCTGAATTTGGAGCCTGAGGACCTCGGCACCTGACACCTTATGGTCAGTGGTGTAGACGAAGTACGCACAGCAGAAGGGGCAGTATCTGCGTCTCCAATGCTCTTTAGTACTGCCCCCAGAGTCTCGGGAAGTGGCCCAACACAGTCCTCATACGAGCTTAGTCCGAGGGGGTGCCAGTACTACGGCTGATTGGCGTGCTTACCACAGGTCTCTTCAGCGTAGGCCTTGATGACTTCGCC
Proteins encoded in this window:
- a CDS encoding DoxX family protein, with the translated sequence MIPDPPNFTSPFPRETPSTVPNDTLAWKIDALELRVVSWWARHGIVLLRLTLGLVFFWFGIQKFFPGLSEAQDLATSTISVLTFGHLPAQISLPLLATWECLIGLGLLSGRFLRVALLLLFAQMAGTFLPLVFFPAETFKVVPWVPTLEGQYIIKNLVLISAALVVGATSRGGRLIHSAEAADAAEKTQNLHARFRRRFHQNPEK